In Prosthecobacter debontii, the sequence CGGAGGTAAGCCGTGGCGGCCACATCCAGCATGTTTTCATTCACGTAGATGTCTCCCAGGGTAGAGAGTTGGGCGGTCTCCAGTTTGCCCATGCGGTCCAGCACCTCAAAGTTGGCAGCGGCGGCCAGCATGTCTTTTTTCCCCATGTAGGCATTGGCCTGGAGAGACCAGAGGGAATCATCCTCGGGTGTCTTTTTCAGCATGGTATCCAGCAGGGCAATGACATCCGTGAAACGCTCCTGCATGTAGAGCGCACGCACGAGGCCCATGACCCAATCTTTGACATCCGGGCTGAGCACCACGGCCTGACGGAAGGATTCCTCGGCGGAGGTGTAGTTTTCCAAACTCAGGTAGGAGATGCCGAGGAGACCGTAGTTGGTGCCATCCACGGCACCCAGGCGAATGGCCTCGGTGAAGTGGCGAACCGCTTCCTGATGCGCACCCGACTGAGCATACAGGATGGCGAGGTTGGCGTGGGCTTGGCGGTAGTCAGGGAATTTTTCGAGGGCTTTGATGAACTCTTTGGCGGCTTCCTGCTTGCGATCTTTCTGGAAGTGGAGGTTGCCGATGAGGAAGTCAAAGCGGGCGCTGCTGTTGGGCAGGGCACGCAGTTGCTCCAGGTATTTGAGGGCCTTGTCGGGGTCATCTTTCAGCAGGGGGAGGATCTGCTCGTAGTCGGCCCGCTCAGTCTCGGACATGGAGGGTTCGACCTCGCTGGAATAGCCAAAACTGCCGAGAAGCTTTTTTTGGAAAACCGGGTTATCCCACAAGCTGGCAGCCGGGCTCAAGCTGCTGCTGAGCATGGCGAAGAGTGCGAGGGTGAAGGCGGACTTTTTCATAAACGGAAACGAAACGGCGGGAGAAGGAGGGCGGCTACTTGCCAAACTTGAAAGGCATCTTGGTCTTGGTGGGCACGCGTTTGCCACCACGCTGACCAGGTTCGAAACGCCATTGCTTGATGGCGGCGATGACGGGTTCGTTCATCAGAGGACTGAAGCTGCTGGTGATGCGGGGATTCTGCACACGTCCCTGGACATCGACGGTGAACTCCACCTCGACACGCCCATTGGCGTTGCGCAGGGTGGCGGGAATTTTGGGCTGCACTTGATAGACGGGGCGCGGTTTGGAGCCGCTGTCGCCGAGACTGAAATTGGCCACCGCGTTCTGCATCGCGGCTCCGCCAAAGTTCATGGGCATGGCGGCGCCAGTGCCACCCACCATGCCGATATCGAGCGAAGTCGAGCCGAGATCAGGTGGAGGTGCCATATCTGGTGGAGGTTCTTCTTGCGTGTCTGGCGGTGGTGGAGGCTGATCCAGCAAATTGTCTGACGGTGGCGGTGCGTCCACCGTGGCCACGGTGCGCACGATCAGGTCCTTTTTGGCTCCACCAGTGACAATCTGAAGGTAGGGGATGACGCCGAACACAAAAAGTGTGAGGCCAGCTCCATAGCCCACCATGAACAGCAATTGCACGAGGACCCAGAGGCCGGTGCCTTTGCGTTTGTGTGTCTTGGAGGCTGGGAGGGCCGTGGCTGACATGAGAAAAACTTATTTCTGGGTCGCTACGGAGACCTTGGCCGCCCCACCGAGCTTGGCTTCGTCGATGACCCGGACAAAGAGGCCGGACGGGGCTTTTTCATCCACTTGGATGATGACCGGAGTGCTTTCATCTTTCTCGACAAAGCGACGCACGGTGGACTGGACACCGCTCATGCCGATCTCTTTACCGCCATAGACGATTTGGCCCTCGGCGGTGACTGCGATCATGACGCTTTGCTTTTCCAGATCCCCTGCGGAAGCGGCTTGCGGCTTGTCCACTTCGATGCCGGTTTCTTCCACAAAGGTGGTGGTGACGATGAAGAAAATGAGCAGGATGAAGATACAGTCGATGAGCGGCGAAATATCAATCGCGGCCTCGTCTTCCGGCTCGGAGTTTTGTCCAAATTTACCCATGGTGGATGTCTCAGTCGTTGGCGTTGATTTCGTGTTTGGCCAGTTTCAGCACGCGCTGGCCGCAGGCGTTTTGGAGGTGTTCGATGAAGGCCTCGAACTTGCCACGTTTGCCCGTTAACAAATAATGCAAAAAGTAACCAGGGAGGGCGATCATGAGGCCGGTCTCGGTGGTGATCAAGGCCTCGGAGATACCTCCAGCGACGATGTTCATGGTGCCTTCACCGCCGCCTCCTTTCGAAAGGCCGTCAAAGGTGGTGAGCATGCCGGTCACTGTGCCTAGTAGCCCCCACAGCGGAGCTGCGGCCACGGCGACGTTGATGAACTTGAGGTCGCGATCCAGGGGCGGCAGTTCGTGCACACGCAGTTCCTCAAAGGCGGCCATCACATCGTCGTAGCTGGCATTATCCCGCAGGCGCACTTCATGGAAGTCGAGGTATCTCTGGGCGCTTTGATAAGCCGAGAGAGAGGCTGCGCTGTCGGCACCGAGTCGGGAGACCATCTTGTGGCCACCGAAGTAGCGATTCTGGCGGAAGTTCACCAGGAAGAAGGTGTAGAACATATCGCCACATTTGGCGTAGAGAACGAAGGCGGTGATGGCCAGAGGAATCATACCCCAACCACCCGCATCCCAGAGATCAAGGGCGCTCTGCACATACGTAGCCAATCCTTTGGGCAGGGTGTCCGTGAGGCTGGCCAGTAATGGGGGGAGGATAGACATGCAGGATGGGGTTCTCTCAGAGCAAGCGTGAGGAATGGCCGATCAATCAGAGCGCAGGCGCGGTGATGGGGCGCAGACCGGTGGGCTCAGGTGCGGCGGGCGCTGGCGTGGCGGCACCGGTCAGCGGACCAGGAGGATTTCCCCCGACGTCTTTCGCATTGCGATGATTCATGATGCGCACGCCGAGCTTCTCCATGTCATCCATAGCAGCCTTGGAGAGGCGCGCCAGGAAGGCAGCCATGAGCAAGCAGGGGATAGCGGTGATAAGACCCCACTCGGTGGTGATGAGCGCCTCAGAAATACCCGAGGAGAAGGTGGAAGCATCCTGGGTGCCGAAGACGGTGATGAGCTTGAAGGTATTGATCATCCCGGTCACGGTGCCGAGCAATCCGAGGAGTGGCTCCACAGCGGCGGCGATTTTGATGAAGGGGATGTAGGAGTTCAGTTTGGTGCGGGCATCCAGCACGCGCTCGAACATCGACTCTTCCATCATGGAGGCTGGATCTGTGTAGTGCTTCACCGTGGCTTCCAGCATCTTGCCGATTGGGCCACCGATTTTCTTCACCATGGTCTGTGCCTGAGGAGAGCGGCCTGCATCCAGATGAGCGAGCAGTTCTGTGACTTGCTTGTAGCTCGGCCGCTTCACGAGGCTGAGCTGGAGCCACTTGAGCACTCCTACAAGGATGGCAACGAGACCGAGACCGCCAATGGGCCACATGACGGGTCCCCCTTTGAGGAACTCTTCCAAGACGGTCATCTTGGTTTCTTCCACCTTGAAGGCGGAACCACGAGTGGAGTCGATGGGGAGCTTACCTTCACCTGCGGCGATGGTTTTGCCGATGTTCTCGGGTTGAGTTTCGGCAGGCAGAGTTAGGATGGCGGGCTCGGAGGAGTTCAGGCGCAGGTCGGCCAGACCCATGTGTTTGCCGTCTTTACCGGCAAAGAAAGCCAGAGGTCCCATGACGAGGAACTCACCTTCCGACACGACCCCGCTTTTACCCTCGACCGCGCTTCCGTCGAAGATGACACCGCCGACGGATTCCTCAATGCGATCCATGGCGAGATTGAGCACGTCCAGGCGGGCTTGAAGTTTGTCGTCGGCCTTCAGGTTGCCGTTGGCAGCAGCATTCTTCTTATCCTTAATGGTCTTGCCATAGCGCTGGGCTTCGGAAATGTGGATGCGGGTCTCGAAGTTACGGATGAATTCATCCAGGATGTTGGAGATGTAGTTCGTTTGGTCTTCCTTGGCCTTGATCTGCGCCTTAAGGTTGGTGATGTCCAGAGTGCGGCTGTCGCTAATGCGCAGAATGCGATCGTATTCCTTGCGGGCTTCGATGATCTTGTCGTCCAGCTCATTGAGCTGCTTGGTCATCGGCACCTTTTCGGTTTCGATCTGCTTGCGGGTCTCCGCCAACTCATGTGTCACGGTATCCAGGCGTTTCTGGAAATCATCCGCCACATTGGCGAGCGGGGAAGGTGCGGTCTGGGCGAAGGCGGCGGTGCAGAGGCTGCACAGGGCCAGGAGAAAAGTCACGGGGGCTTTCATCGGAAACGAAATGAGGGGAGGGAGGGTTCAGCGCACTTTCACCGGCAGAGAGACAAAGCCGGCCACCTTGTCGCCCTTGTTCATGGAGATGACTTCATCCACCAGGGCAGCTACCTTCGGGTCTTCGATGGCTTCCCAGCCTTTTTCACCCGGAATGAGCATACCACCGACATCGGCGGTTTCACCACTGCCGGCGAAGTAGGCAGCGGCGAGACCAAAGTAGATCACACGCACTTCCAACTCGCGACCGCTGGCTAGTTTGCGACGCTCGCTGACCACGGTCACGTCGCTATGGAATTTGTTTACTTCGTTGATGACGATCAGCACGTTGACGAAGCGCTCGCCGACGCTGGATTTGATCTCTTCGGGCTTCAGACCCACTTTCGGGAGTCGTTCATACTGGCCACGGATCTTTTCCTGGAGCATTTCTGGAAGCAGTGGCCAGAGCTTGTGCACGCGACCTTCCAGTTTTTGGATGGCGGAGACTTGGAGGTCTTGGGTGGTCAGAAGTTCTTTGTTCTGTGCATCCAGCTTTTCCCGCTCGGTATCGTTGGTGGTGATGGTCTTCTGCTGTTCGGCCGTTTTTTCTGTCAGCTCCTTGAGCTGGGCCTGCATCAGAGCCAGACGGCTGCCGATGATTTCTTTGCCGGTTTTCCAGTCGGACTCTTCTTTGGAAAGCAGCTTCTGAGTCTCGTAGTATTTGTTCAACAACTCCCGGGAGAGAGCGAGGTAGTCTTTCGTGGCCGTAGCGGTGGGCGTCTGCGCCGCGACGGAGCCCAGGCTACCCAGCAGGGCAAAAATGAAGACGAAGAGAGAACGATTCATGGCAAAATCTCCGCGTCAGCCAAGTGCTGAAAGGGAGGCCATGATAGGTGCCGGAGACCGCCAAAATCCAAAGATGATTACGGTGACAAAACAGTCACAAAAGGAATGCAACGGAAATGACAAGGGGGGATCGTAGGGGCACACATGCAACAGTTTTGACAAAAACCGGATTCTGCATGCTGACAGCGCCGTCGGAAAAAGTGCCTCAGTAGGTAGCGAATCTGACGAAAATTCCTGACCTCTCTTGGCATTGAATCTGTTTGCTTGAACCAGCCGTTCTGGCAAGAAGAGTATCTCACGCCGAATGCCCAACCCGCCACCCTTTACGCCAGAACCTGTGCCGCCTCGCAGCCAGCCCTCGTCGCCGCAGTCTCCACTGCCAGCAGGGTCATGCTTGGAGGGGTATCGGCCTGTGTCAGGCGTCTTTGATGAAATGGTGCTGCCCAACGGCAATCTGCGGCCGCATTGGAAAACATTTGGCAGCTTTTTAGGCCAGTGTTCCGCTGCGGATCTCAAACAGCGCGCGGAGACCATCCAGCGCCTGCTGGCGGATCACGGGGCGACCTACAACATCTATGACGATGCCCACGGCAACAGCCGTCCCTGGATGCTTGACTTGCTACCCGTCATCGTGGCTGAGCAGGAATGGCGCTTCATTCAGGAGGGCTTGGATCAGCGGGGCCGCTTGCTGAATGCGATTCTGCAAGATCTCTACGGTCCCCAGAACCTCATCCGCAATGGGTTCCTACCGCCCGGTATCGTTCAGGCAAATCCGGGCTTTTTGCACCCCGTGGTGGGAGTGAATCCCCCTGGCGGACGCTTCATTTTCTCCCTTGGCTGCGATTTGGTGCGGGATGCCTCTGGCATGTGGCGGGTGTTGGCAGACCGTGCCCAGGCCCCCAGCGGGCAGGGCTACACCCTGGAGAATCGCATTGTCATGTCCAACGTGTATGCCGAGGAATTCAACACCTCCCGTGTGCGTCGGCTGGCCAATTACTTCGAGGTGAAGCGTGAGATGCTGCGCTCTCTGGCGCCGAAACACCGTCATGGGGATGCAGGCATCCTGATGATGACGCCTGGGCCTTACAATGAAACCTACTTCGAGCATGCCTTCCAGGCTCGCTATCTGGGCTTTCCCCTGGTCGAAGGCGCAGATCTGACCGTGCGCGACCGGCACACCCAGCTCAAGACGTTGGAGGGCCTCCGCCGTGTGGAGGTGATGGTCCGGCATGTGGATGATGTGTTCTGTGACCCGCTGGAATTGAATTCTGGTTCGCTACTGGGCACGCCAGGATTGCTCGAGGCATGGCGCAGTGGCAACATCGCCTTGGCGAACGGTCTGGGCACCGGTGTGATCGAAACACCCGCCTTGCACCCCTTTATGCCGGGCCTGTGTCGCCACATCTTGGGGGAAGAGCTGAAGCTGCCCTGCGTCCCCACCTGGTGGTGTGGGCAGAAGCGCGAGCTGGACATGGTGCTCAATCAGCCTG encodes:
- a CDS encoding MotA/TolQ/ExbB proton channel family protein — translated: MKAPVTFLLALCSLCTAAFAQTAPSPLANVADDFQKRLDTVTHELAETRKQIETEKVPMTKQLNELDDKIIEARKEYDRILRISDSRTLDITNLKAQIKAKEDQTNYISNILDEFIRNFETRIHISEAQRYGKTIKDKKNAAANGNLKADDKLQARLDVLNLAMDRIEESVGGVIFDGSAVEGKSGVVSEGEFLVMGPLAFFAGKDGKHMGLADLRLNSSEPAILTLPAETQPENIGKTIAAGEGKLPIDSTRGSAFKVEETKMTVLEEFLKGGPVMWPIGGLGLVAILVGVLKWLQLSLVKRPSYKQVTELLAHLDAGRSPQAQTMVKKIGGPIGKMLEATVKHYTDPASMMEESMFERVLDARTKLNSYIPFIKIAAAVEPLLGLLGTVTGMINTFKLITVFGTQDASTFSSGISEALITTEWGLITAIPCLLMAAFLARLSKAAMDDMEKLGVRIMNHRNAKDVGGNPPGPLTGAATPAPAAPEPTGLRPITAPAL
- a CDS encoding MotA/TolQ/ExbB proton channel family protein translates to MSILPPLLASLTDTLPKGLATYVQSALDLWDAGGWGMIPLAITAFVLYAKCGDMFYTFFLVNFRQNRYFGGHKMVSRLGADSAASLSAYQSAQRYLDFHEVRLRDNASYDDVMAAFEELRVHELPPLDRDLKFINVAVAAAPLWGLLGTVTGMLTTFDGLSKGGGGEGTMNIVAGGISEALITTETGLMIALPGYFLHYLLTGKRGKFEAFIEHLQNACGQRVLKLAKHEINAND
- a CDS encoding DUF3450 family protein translates to MNRSLFVFIFALLGSLGSVAAQTPTATATKDYLALSRELLNKYYETQKLLSKEESDWKTGKEIIGSRLALMQAQLKELTEKTAEQQKTITTNDTEREKLDAQNKELLTTQDLQVSAIQKLEGRVHKLWPLLPEMLQEKIRGQYERLPKVGLKPEEIKSSVGERFVNVLIVINEVNKFHSDVTVVSERRKLASGRELEVRVIYFGLAAAYFAGSGETADVGGMLIPGEKGWEAIEDPKVAALVDEVISMNKGDKVAGFVSLPVKVR
- a CDS encoding ExbD/TolR family protein, which codes for MGKFGQNSEPEDEAAIDISPLIDCIFILLIFFIVTTTFVEETGIEVDKPQAASAGDLEKQSVMIAVTAEGQIVYGGKEIGMSGVQSTVRRFVEKDESTPVIIQVDEKAPSGLFVRVIDEAKLGGAAKVSVATQK
- a CDS encoding tetratricopeptide repeat protein, whose product is MKKSAFTLALFAMLSSSLSPAASLWDNPVFQKKLLGSFGYSSEVEPSMSETERADYEQILPLLKDDPDKALKYLEQLRALPNSSARFDFLIGNLHFQKDRKQEAAKEFIKALEKFPDYRQAHANLAILYAQSGAHQEAVRHFTEAIRLGAVDGTNYGLLGISYLSLENYTSAEESFRQAVVLSPDVKDWVMGLVRALYMQERFTDVIALLDTMLKKTPEDDSLWSLQANAYMGKKDMLAAAANFEVLDRMGKLETAQLSTLGDIYVNENMLDVAATAYLRAYEKDGGTNVTGPLRAAEILLAKEGYKASRDLLQKVQSGSSKLSPEDNRRVMKLEAKIGMAEGKEKEAVEILGKVAEQDPLDGETLLLLGGYYQRESNNEKAAFYYETAGGIEAFEADAKVRLAQLYTGMGKYADAIPLLKRAQDIKPRESVGKFLEELERFMKNRR
- a CDS encoding energy transducer TonB, which produces MSATALPASKTHKRKGTGLWVLVQLLFMVGYGAGLTLFVFGVIPYLQIVTGGAKKDLIVRTVATVDAPPPSDNLLDQPPPPPDTQEEPPPDMAPPPDLGSTSLDIGMVGGTGAAMPMNFGGAAMQNAVANFSLGDSGSKPRPVYQVQPKIPATLRNANGRVEVEFTVDVQGRVQNPRITSSFSPLMNEPVIAAIKQWRFEPGQRGGKRVPTKTKMPFKFGK